One Phoenix dactylifera cultivar Barhee BC4 unplaced genomic scaffold, palm_55x_up_171113_PBpolish2nd_filt_p 000026F, whole genome shotgun sequence genomic window carries:
- the LOC103716935 gene encoding pentatricopeptide repeat-containing protein At2g13600-like, with amino-acid sequence MGYAEAGEHAEALRIFKEMVENDQLVMNEHVYSCALRACARTLFLFDRRRIQAQVIKSKMASNAFEGTSLVDVYEKSGDKQSAKKAFLEISEPSAVSWNVLIAGGLSGEEVLRLFGRMRLPGISPDHMTFACVLRACKDILTMRMVQRLRGLTVKMMEVELDVLDAKVFLKCTWILVALMKLHEAVGLFLEALEMEIELSEVTMTSLLMTEGLDQWKQFHALVIKFGYCDNIVSVSMIGSLIRMYSEHHCLDDALRLFEQIDHPDLVLWTSAFSGFSRSGKSQDGINLYLEEASRLFNEMPERDLASWNAMISSLAQHGFADQAIGTFQELLKQTDIKPNNITSVGVLSTCSRHGMVEKGYQCFKSIQEPAVDHYSCVVDMFGRTGRLKEAMDVFQSQ; translated from the exons ATGGGCTACGCTGAGGCCGGAGAGCATGCAGAGGCTCtgagaattttcaaagaaatgGTAGAGAATGATCAATTAGTGATGAACGAGCATGTCTATTCTTGTGCTCTGCGTGCCTGTGCCAGAACTCTTTTCCTATTCGACCGTCGGCGGATCCAGGCCCAAGTTATCAAATCAAAAATGGCATCCAATGCGTTTGAGGGCACCAGTTTGGTTGACGTGTATGAAAAATCTGGTGATAAGCAGAGCGCGAAGAAAGCATTTTTGGAGATTTCTGAGCCCAGTGCGGTGTCATGGAATGTTTTGATCGCTGGGGGTTTGAGTGGAGAAGAAGTTCTGCGGTTATTTGGTCGGATGAGGTTGCCGGGCATAAGCCCAGACCACATGACCTTTGCATGTGTTCTTCGAGCTTGTAAAGATATTCTTACCATGCGCATGGTTCAGCGGCTGCGTGGTCTAACTGTGAAGATGATGGAGGTAGAATTAGATGTTTTGGATGCGAAAGTCTTTTTGAAGTGTACATGGATCTTGGTTGCTTTAATGAAGCTCCATGAGGCTGTGGGTTTGTTTCTTGAGGCTTTGGAAATGGAAATAGAGTTGAGTGAGGTGACCATGACTTCACTTTTGATGACAGAAGGACTGGATCAGTGGAAGCAGTTTCACGCTTTAGTTATTAAGTTTGGATATTGTGATAATATTGTTAGTGTATCCATGATTGGCTCTTTGATTAGAATGTACTCTGAGCACCACTGTTTGGATGATGCACTTCGTCTTTTTGAGCAGATTGATCACCCGGACCTGGTTTTGTGGACTTCAGCATTCTCAGGTTTTTCTCGGAGTGGCAAGAGCCAAGATGGTATAAACCT atacttggaagaagcaagtaggcTGTTTAATGAGATGCCAGAGCGAGATTTGGCCTCTTGGAATGCCATGATTAGTAGCCTAGCTCAGCATGGTTTTGCTGACCAAGCCATTGGAACATTCCAAGAATTGTTGAAACAGACTGACATAAAGCCCAACAATATAACCTCTGTAGGTGTTCTCTCCACATGCAGTCGCCATGGAATGGTGGAGAAGGGATATCAATGTTTCAAGTCCATTCAAGAACCAGCTGTTGATCATTATTCTTGTGTGGTTGATATGTTTGGCAGGACAGGAAGGCTGAAAGAAGCAATGGATGTCTTTCAAAGCCAATGA
- the LOC108511028 gene encoding uncharacterized protein LOC108511028, whose amino-acid sequence MDSLKGRSGFCYGHGREAMEDTEGGGGAFSGLLDIYVHHARDIHNICIYANQDVYAKFSLTCSPDEALSTRIVAGGGRNPQFDEHLKLKIAQRDAVLKCEIWMLSRVKNFLEDQLMGFTLVPLSLVATAKGKLTQDFSLSSTDLFHSPAGTVQLTLALDSSSCHAGAPDKAFVESNTMNSSISSEVVLLDPVDYGRIEFPDISVVKENQIMVSEYFEMAARRAPSRPVGTAQPAAPFLHLGASPQSAEDCDMTLNSSEENNGESDSPDASSIQNSGIFSNSTMTSLSDDRNSADSLDKKIRVASNNSAVDANQSSGASPDTPTSQSGGGRGEGKESKTSSKEEAEGVAKEHKVHSNVEMGSVFKSPLGNINLEAEQTAMQQQIVDMYMKSMQQFTESLAKMKLPMDLDNPRSEDGGDVIQSQNDKLDPQKKKDKSRVFYGSRAFF is encoded by the coding sequence ATGGATTCCTTGAAGGGGAGATCAGGATTCTGTTACGGTCATGGTCGGGAGGCTATGGAAGATACCGAGGGTGGCGGTGGCGCCTTCTCGGGCCTCCTGGACATCTACGTTCATCATGCTCGCGATATCCACAACATCTGCATCTACGCCAACCAGGACGTCTACGCCAAATTCTCCCTCACATGCAGCCCTGACGAGGCGCTGTCCACCCGGATCGTCGCCGGCGGTGGCCGGAACCCGCAGTTCGACGAGCACCTCAAGCTCAAGATCGCCCAGCGGGATGCCGTCCTCAAATGCGAGATTTGGATGCTCAGCAGGGTCAAGAATTTCCTGGAGGACCAGCTCATGGGATTCACCCTGGTGCCGCTCTCCTTGGTGGCCACGGCGAAGGGGAAGCTGACTCAAgacttctccctctcctccaccGATCTCTTCCACTCCCCCGCCGGGACTGTTCAGCTCACCCTGGCCTTGGACAGCTCCTCATGCCATGCAGGTGCCCCTGATAAGGCCTTTGTGGAGTCCAACACAATGAATTCATCCATTAGCTCGGAGGTTGTCCTGCTGGACCCTGTTGATTATGGAAGAATCGAGTTTCCCGACATCAGCGTTGTGAAGGAGAATCAGATCATGGTCTCGGAGTACTTCGAAATGGCGGCACGCAGGGCTCCTTCGAGGCCCGTCGGGACGGCACAGCCTGCTGCACCATTCCTGCATCTAGGAGCTTCGCCGCAGTCTGCGGAGGACTGCGACATGACTCTGAATTCGAGCGAGGAGAACAATGGTGAATCTGATTCTCCTGATGCTAGCAGTATTCAGAATTCAGGAATCTTCAGTAATTCTACCATGACTAGCCTGAGCGACGATAGGAATTCTGCTGACTCCTTGGATAAAAAGATTCGGGTGGCTTCGAACAATTCAGCTGTGGACGCAAATCAGAGCTCCGGGGCTTCGCCAGATACTCCCACTTCGCAGAGCGGTGGTGGCAGAGGAGAGGGGAAGGAGTCCAAGACATCAAGCAAGGAGGAGGCAGAAGGTGTTGCAAAAGAACACAAAGTGCACAGCAATGTGGAAATGGGGTCTGTTTTCAAGTCCCCTTTGGGGAACATCAACCTCGAGGCCGAGCAGACTGCGATGCAGCAGCAAATTGTGGACATGTACATGAAGAGCATGCAGCAATTTACGGAGTCCTTGGCGAAGATGAAACTGCCAATGGATCTTGACAACCCGAGATCTGAGGATGGAGGGGATGTAATCCAGAGCCAGAATGACAAGTTGGATCCCCAGAAGAAAAAAGATAAGTCCAGAGTGTTTTATGGTAGCAGAGCCTTTTTCTGA